The genomic segment ACTTCCCTGAAGACCCATGAACGAATACATACAGGAGAGAAACCTTACTGCTGCTCCATCTGCGGAGAGAGATTCGCTTTTAAATGGAGCTTTCAGAGCCACAAGAAGAAGCACGCTGCTCCAGAATCATCATAGCTTCTTCAGGCAAACTGGCCACTTGGACGTTCTCGAGAAGTCCAGAACAGATGTCAATCCAGTTGATGGCCGTCGGCCTAAGAAAAAGTGTCCGATTAAGGAATGTTGATGGCCAACAAAAGGGGTTGCTAATGCAATCTATATttgctgataaaaaaaatgaaactttcccAAAGGAGAGTGCCTCATGTTGGCAAGCAAAAGATGTAAAGATAAAGGCAGTTGGGGAGAAGCTTAaaggaaaaaaagtgaaaagttacATCATGTTACCTTTGTTCGCCTCTCTCACTATACATGGCATGTAGCCTATAGCACTGTGGTAAAATCCCAGGACACCCCTAGCCTGAGCGTCCACTGCTATTTATCACTCTGCATCGTCTGGCATGAATATCCATTCATTCATAAAGAGACTGCAGCGATTCTACAACGGGTTAATTTTAGTTCATACAATAggctaatacatttatttcagtcctcggttgaaaaaaaaaataattgaaagctTTACGTagtttgtaatggttttactgaTTGTAATGAAAATTGTATTGGTTTCAATGGAAACTGTAATAGCTCCTGTTGGTCtctactagggctgtcaaaattgctcaaaaatgacgttcgaatattccctctaaaaaaaacacgaatattcgaactattcgaacatctggttgcacatgttgtcaatgacgcgcattacgtcaataacaggacaaaataatacaaagagacataactacttgtatagatagtctatttaagtttaaacatatttgacaatgtattacctacacaaaaacaaggaaatcaactaatgtccaagactgcagacctcaagctctctcaccctcacgttctctgcgcataacggtttaaatgaacaaacacattttgagtgctgatcaagagttttgtgcaagcaatttaaggtcgcggatccattgcttgacagaactccccgaaacctgccccatccgcgatactgatcggtctcatgtccttacaaatgaacgaaatttaTTTATCCGTTATGgactcttgtcgtgttgcagacaaagagcttgttgcgggcgatgcaaagtaacgttaagtgtcaagacgtgactgtacACTTTCCACACATTATGcaatgctcatttgggtgcacatttttgagatgtgacctcatgttacTAGTGGTcaaatggtatgctaactgtatcttaaatagcttgcatacaactttatctcgcgggtcaacaattttacctcattttctctgctgcggtcgagttgggctctgcacttgctggcatcttccatgaagacgcgtcaactttcagcagtgatgctgtgccagacagtgtgactcctgtgaggctgtgacctgtccctgaaccctcaggtgcgctagcgcgcccactcgcaaagcagacagccacgcctctactaccgcggacgttttttccactttttttttttattcgaatattaattttcaccttcgaaattcgtttttttttaactattcgaatatatattcgaatttagaatattcgttgacagccctagtctCTACTGGTAATTGGTCGCCTTCTAATCATGGCTTTTGTTAAAGCCACTAAATTCTAATGtaatatgtcccaaaacacacttgaaGAAACCATTATTTAACgattaaatgtttattgtttgtaatgttatttgtagtggaaatcattcaaatttctgtgatggtttctatcGTTTTTGTCAGCGGGGCACCATGGGCTTTGTGATGTTATTTGACATAAATGCAATTTGAttgctgtaatattgtgagatagtaTAGTGATTGTTTGTAGTTATGATGGACCTATTTGGGAGGAAATCCAGGGCCACTTTTTACTCCCAGTCCATCCCTCTTAATTCGTTTCAGTTGTAAATTCAGTTGTAGGTAgttttttgtcaaattaaaaaaacacaaaaaaacccaAACAAAAAACAGTTATAGGAACATTATTTgtggttgtaaaaaaaataaaaaaataatctaaaccAAGAATGTCAGTGTAAACGTGTAACTAATTGCAAATAAAAATGCAAGATTTATTATTTGTCTCTGATAGCATGTATTTGTAGttgactttatttctttttttatagtaaaaGTACTAaatcattaatattgtgaaatgttatttcagtacaaaatttactgttttatatttgactAAACATGATCCTTCATGAATCATTATAGGCTGTGCTGCTAGAAATTTGTGTTATAACAGTAAAATTATTGTCCTGCTGAATGAAGTGTGGAAATTGACATTCAGGATTCATGAATATCAACAAAAAGAGCAGAGAAAAGCCTTCatttcaaatacaaataaaaatgttctctGTAATAACTCTACAGCTAAAAATATTAAACCAGGGTTTTGTGTGtggaaagcatatatatatatatatatatatatatatatatatatatatatatatatatatatatatatatatatatatatatatataaataaatacaaatacaaataaaacgcACACATCTTTCTGCGCCTTCTCCCGTCTTCCACAGAAAACCGCGAACTCGAGTAATTCAAAAATTAACGGTCATTTATATTCCATTTACCGGATGACTAACATTCGTTTAtagatgtatttaataatttcGTAAATACAGTCTGTTTCTTGAAAACGCTACTGgaatacatttgcatttttaataagAGAAATTAGGTTTTGAGTATACCTCCACACATCTGCCGGAGCGCGTCTTCTCTTCATTTCGATCGCTCGTACTTTAGGAGGCGCTGTAACTTTCCTTTGTTTTCCGGTAAAACCACtgaagaacgaaagaaagaagcTTGGAGCAGTCCGACGGTAAGTGTTTAGTCTGTTTTACAGTAACGTTATTCCTTTTGGCTGAGTATGTGCTCGTTGTTTTGTCTGTAGTGTTCTAATGAGCTTGAATGAAGCTTTTAATCGCCCGATAGCTTTAGGAAAAATAACCGTAGGCTAACCATAACATGTCCTGTTGTTGCAATTCAGTTACCAGGTTTTAACCATTATATTTGTACTGAACAACTGCTTTTATATTTACACAATTCTCAAAAACTAGACACTAAAATTAGTAGAAATAAGACAATATCTTAAGCATAtagcatattttataatattcctGCTCTTGTGCTGGCTCAGTGTTGTAACGAAAAACAAACAATCTTCTATGTAGTTCAGCTCTTGTTCAATTATTTTGAGTTTAATTCAGAGTCAGTCCATTTTAAATTCGTATGATATTAACtatgttgtgtttgtgttcagatgttgAGCATGAAAGCGCAGGTGGATGTGGTCTGCTGTAAATCAGTAGGAACTGATCTGTCCATGCTGGATATTGAGGATTTCATCACAGAAATCTGTCAGCTGAAGAAAGAGGTGGCTTCACTGGAGGCAAAGCTGAGAGAAAGAGGAGACAAACTGAACAGAGAGGTTTGAACAGATCTTCATTTCATCTTTAGCTGCTAATATGGACTGATTGTTGTGTGAATCAATGTCTTATTGTTAATCATACTCTCACTAGATATATTACTGATTGTGTTTGTCAGGATGTGGAGCAGGTTTGGGTGCGTGAGACTGATGGGACAGAAGCTCAGGATTCAGTCTGGAGCGTCAGAGATCAGAGATCCAGAGACACACAGGACTCAGAGCTCAGCCTCACTTTACTCTGTTATACTGACGCTCAGGATCATGAATCCACTGATCAAACCTCTGACTGTAACGCTGGAGAACAGCAGATGCTGCAGACGCCGCTGAAGATGTGCTCCGTCAAACTGGTGGACTGCAGGAACCTGATCGAGAGCAGAGGAGAAGAAACCACCGTAAAGGAAGAACCAAACTCTGTAAAGGAAGAACAACACACTGATGAGGAAGAACAACACACTGATGAGGAAGAACAACACACTGATGAGGAAGAACAAGACACTGATGAGGAAGAACAACACTCTGTAAAGGAAGAACAACAcactgatgaggaagaggaggtttATGAAGATCAGAataatgatgaggatgatgactttgttccttcaggtgtgtttcttccTTTTATGAcccccttaaagggatactccactccaaaatgttttttttttcattaatcacaatcatgtcgttccaaacctgtaaaagcttggTTTGTCCTCGGAATGCCCACAGTGCACGCTCTTCTGTGTCAAGCCTAAAGCATCAAGCTTTGCctgttattgttttgaaaatgcgACCTCTAGCAGCAAaaacttacatattgtgcctttaactgttacatttatttcaaaatattactaataaatcttaatctaatcatgacaaactatatgtAGTTGGAAAGGTCTAatactcctaaatagatatttaaCATGGAAATGGTGCTTTAAAATCTTTTAGCAGACTCCTCCCCCTTATgacgcttttccactgcatggtacgactCTGCTCAGCTCGGTTTGGTCAGTTTAGTACGGCCTTAGAGTAGGCGGGATTATTCACGTATCATTATAGTTGCGCCGCCTCTACTGCCGTGACTCCTGAAAATAAATTTCATTCCGTGTCGCCACATCCAGCTCTCTGCTCTCAATGAAAGGAACGTCTGTACTACCTCAACAGACAACGAAACCTGGTTGTTAAAAAAAAGCACTTGTTTAAAATAGTGAGTTTGATCCTTCGCTGGCTGTGCAGATTTAATTGTAGCGGttgtgtttgtgtctcaagttcagtgacgcaggtagtgacgattctctTTGGGCCAATCCGTGATCAGCAGAGCTGATTTTAATTCAGCCCAAATTACGCCACACGGATTGAGCATTTGGTGCCAAATTTTACCAAAGTTCAGATTTTTCAACTCGTACGTTTCGCAGGTCAAAACGCACGAGTTGAAAAATCTGAACTttggtgttcaacagaagaaagaaatgcatacagattTGTAACAGCATAGGCCCGTCAGGAGACGATTCCTGTTCAAGGGCTCTCATatgtttacatatacataattttGCATTAACATAGCCGATACATTTCTGGTAATGCTCATGCGTTAACTGAGAACATACTTGTCAGAACTGCTGCTGCTCAAATGCGGTTAATCCTGAAAATGCTAGTGCAGTAATGCATATTTTTGTTCCAAACACTGAATTAAATTTGGCTGGAATTTATCATTTTCACGATTAATAGGAATACAGATTTTGTGTCAAACCTAGCTACCACCCCTCATTATGCTCtttgccactccaattataaaaTACTGAATAGCATTTGTTGTGAATTCTGGCAATCTGAGGAACCgagaacattatattttattcaaatgttgttCCTTTCAGATGACGAAGCTTGTTCATCTTCTGATGGAGAAACTGCCTCCACTTCCAAAGAGCAATGGACAGTGACAGACTGTGGAGAAACATTGAGCAAGCATGGTCATTTAGCAACACAGGAGATAAAGTACACAAAGCAGAAAGACTTCAGCTGCAACATATGCAACATCAGTTTTCCAACCTTCAAAGagaagagacttcattcaaaagaGCACAGCGTGAAGAAGGAGTTTCGCTGTGAACAGTGCGGGAAGGATTTTTTCACCACTCCTTATAATATGAAAGCTCATATAAAGACACACGAAGAAAAGTCTCTTCAGTGCAACGAATGCAACAAGTATTTCCGCAATAAACGAGATCTTTCAAGTCATAAGAGAATTCACACGGGTGAGAAACCGTACAAGTGCCCTCAATGTGAGAAGAGCTTCAGGCAGACATATCATCTGAAGAGACATCTACTCACGCACAGCAATGAGAGACCGCATCAGTGCAATGAATGTGGAAAAACTTTTAGAAGCTTAGCTTCATTAAATGTACACCAAAAAATGCACTCTGATGACAAACCGTATCAGTGCCCTCACTGTGAGAAGAGCTTCAAATATGGAATCAGTCTAAAGAACCATGTGTTAATGCACAAAAATGAAAGACCGTTTCATTGCAGTGAATGTGGGAAAACTTTTACAAACGCAGCTTCTCTTAAGTTACACCGAAAAATGCACTCTGATGACAAACCGTttcagtgttcacactgtgagaaACGTTTCTATCATACGACTCACAGAAAATCGCATGAGCGGactcacaccggagagaaaccatACCTGTGCTCTGACTGCGGGAAGAGCTTCGCTAGTTCATTTGCTTTCAAAATTCATCAGAGAAGTCACACGGGAGAAAGACCTTATCCCTGTAGTGATTGTGGGAAGAGTTTCTATAAGCTAAATGACGTAAAACTACACCAGAGGACTCATACAGGAGAAAAACCTTTTAAATGCTCACTTTGTGACAAGACTTTCGCCGTATCAACTTCCCTGAAGACCCATGAACGAATACATACAGGAGAGAAACCTTACTGCTGCTCCATCTGCGGAGAGAGATTCGCTTTTAAATGGAGCTTTCAGAGCCACAAGAAGAAGCACGCTGCTCCAGAATCATCATAGCTTCTTCAGGCAAACTGGCCACTTGGACGTTCTCGAGAAGTCCAGAACAGATGTCAATCCATTTGATGGCCGTCGGCTTAAGAAAAAGTGTCCGATTAAGGAATGTTGATGGCCAACAAAAGGGGTTGCTAATGCAATCTATATttgctgataaaaaaaatgaaacttttccAAAGGAGAGTGCCTCATGTTGGCAAGCAAAAGATGTAAAGATAAAGGCAGTTGGGGAGAAGCTTAaaggaaaaaaagtgaaaagttacATCATGTTACCTTTGTTCGCCTCTCTCACTATACATGGCATGTAGCCTATAGCACTGTGGTAAAATCCCAGGACACCCCTAGCCTGAGCGTCCACTGCTATTTATCACTCTGCATCGTCTGGCATGAATATCCATTCATTCATAAAGAGACCGCAGCGATTCTACAACGGGTTAATTTTAGTTCATACAATAGGCTAATACATTTATCTCAGTCctcggttgaaaaaaaaaataattgaaagctTTACgtaatttgtaatggttttactgattgtaatgaaaattgtattggttttaatgtaAACTGTAATAGCGCCTGTTGGTCTCTACTGGTAATTGGTCGCTTTCTAATCATGGCTTTTGTTAAAGCCACTAAATTCTAATGtaatatgtcccaaaacacacttgaggaaaccattatttaatggttaaaggtcccgttctccgtgatcccatgttttaaactttagttagtgtgtaatgttgttgttagagtataaataatatctgtaaattctgaagctcaaagttcaatgccaagtgagatattttatttaacagaattcgcctacaaaaatcgacccgtttggactacatccctctagttcctgcagtaatgacgtcactaaaacagttttttgactaacctccgcccatgtgaattcacaaaaaggggggcgtggccttgttgcgctccgacggagaagaggaagagctgcgtttgtgtttgtcgccatgtcgtcgaaacgctgttattttcatctcggagtccaatcacctttgtttggccttcccaggtatgctgtacttagagatcaatggttacaatttatgtttaactcggttcccgaaaattataatccacatgtaaaactatgtgcagcacattttgctgaggacagcttcctcaatctcaatcagtttaatgccagattcgcacaaagattattcctgaaaggtggagcagttccctctttgtctggagaaggcgttgtttataccacaactggtaagtgtattttattaagtattaagtattttattatttaaacatctccagcacatgctcctgcccacttgcttctcaaaactagtccaatcgcgtttccaggagggccgtGTGCGCTAAGCttctgtcgaatcacaacacaggaaccgctagcccaatcagaactcgtcacgtatttctgaaggagggactttatagaacaaggaagtcatcagcctttATTACAATGAAAAcagtggtatacagataggtgaattgtgtgaaaaatactgttttttttttttttacacgcgaaacatgaacacatgttatattgcacactgtaaacaatcaaagcttcaaaaaagtgcgaaaaacgggacctttaaattttGATAGTTTGTAATGTTATTTGTAGTGGAAATCATTCAAATTTCTTTGATGGTTTCTATCGTTTTTGTCAGCGGGGCACCATGGGCTTTGTGATGTTATTTGCCATAAATGCAATTTGAttgctgtaatattgtgagatagtaTAGTGATTGTTTGTAGTTATGATGGACCTATTTGGGAGGAAATCCAGGGCCACTTTTTACTCCCAGTCCATCCTTCTTAATTCGTTTCAGTTGTAAATTCAGTTGTAGGTagttttttgtcaaaaaaaagaaaaagttatagGAACATTATTTGtggttgtaaaaataaaaatctaaaccaaTATTGTCATTGTAACTAATTGCAGTTAAGAATGCAAGACTTATTAATTTTTGTCTCTGATAGCATGTATTTGTAGTTGACttgctttatttcttttttttatagtaaaagtACTAaatcattaatattgtgaaatgttatttcagtacaaaattcactgttttatatttgactAAACATGATCCTTCATGAATCAGGCTGTGCTGCTAGAAATTTGTGTTATTACAGTAAAATTATTGTCCTGCTGAATGAAGTGTGGAAACTGACATTCAGGATTCATGAATATCAACAGAAAGAGCAGAGAATAAGCCTTCATttcaaatacaaattaaaatgttctcTATAACAACTCTACAgctaaaactgaaagaaaaaaattgttgaaaaaaaaaggcaCACATCTTTATGCGCGCCTTTTCTCCCGTCTTCCACAGAAAACCGCGAACTCGAGTAATTCAAAAATTAACGGTCATTTATATTCCATTTACCGGATGACTGACTAACATTCGTTTAtagatgtatttaataatttcGTAAATACAGTCTGTCTCTTGACAACGCTACTGgaatacatttgcatttttaataagAGAAATTAAGTTTTTGAGTAAACCTCCACACATCTGCCGGAGCGTCTTCTCTTCATCTCGATCGCTCTTCAGGAGGCGCTGTAACTCCTTTGTTTTCCGGTAAAACCACTGAAGAAAGAACGAAAACTGACTGGAGCACATATACGGTAGATTCAGTGTTGTCCGTTTTGTTAttcatgtgtttttgttgtaGCTTACTATTGTTTCATCCTTCAAAATTAGCGATTCAAAAAGTTGCAATGACAGATTTAACTTTTAAATCTGATAACCTTCAAATCGTTTAATGCACACTTAAAAGAAAATAACATTAAttttttgttatcattattattattattaattcagaaTTCATTTTGGTCTCATTACATACAAGtaaaaatgcatacatgtaaatgtattctCAGATATATGCTCAAGGGCTCTTAGTTTACACAGGCTACTTTCATCCAGATACATTTAACATACAGGCCTACATTTTTCAGTCGAATCCATGATTCTTATGAGCAACACTTTACTtaataaaagtttatatatatatatatgtgtgtgttatcaAGTAGTTAAATAAATTGCTCACCCTCACTGTCACAttttatgcattaaaatgaaGACAGCTCAACTCAACATTTCGCAGAAAATTGTAACTTCTACTCTTCATACTCAAGTACAAAGCAGTACTGAAATTTGACAAagtattttctaaatattataatagtaatttTCGAATGTCTTATTATAAATCTAACAGcatataaaaataactatataagGGAGTGAAAACggcaaatgaataaattaatccgTGATCCACTGGTCATGTTGGTAATATGTAATTTTCATTTCATAAGTGTTTATTATCAACTAGGCAGCAAAAATTACGTAATTctattacatgtaactagttacttcaCAAGAAGTCAGTTCTAGGTAGTTCAGCTCTTGTTCAGTCAAATAATCATTTTGAGTTTAAAATAAATCAGTGTCTATTAATTATAAATGCGTCTTTTATCACCaagtgtttgtgttcagatgttgATCATGAAAGCGCAGGTGGATGTGGTCTGCTGTAAATCAGTAGGAACTGATCTGTCCATGCTGGATATTGAGGATTTCATCACAGAAATCTGTCAGCTGAAGAAAGAGGTGGCTTCACTGGAGGCAAAGCTGAGAGAAAGAGGAGACAAACTGAACAGAGAGGTTTGAACAGATCTTCATTTCATCTTTAGCTGCTAATATGGACTGATTGTTGTGTGAATCAATGTCTTATTGTTAATCATACTCTCACTAGATATATTA from the Carassius carassius chromosome 7, fCarCar2.1, whole genome shotgun sequence genome contains:
- the LOC132144317 gene encoding zinc finger protein ZFP2-like, yielding MKAQVDVVCCKSVGTDLSMLDIEDFITEICQLKKEVASLEAKLRERGDKLNREDVEQVWVRETDGTEAQDSVWSVRDQRSRDTQDSELSLTLLCYTDAQDHESTDQTSDCNAGEQQMLQTPLKMCSVKLVDCRNLIESRGEETTVKEEPNSVKEEQHTDEEEQHTDEEEQHTDEEEQDTDEEEQHSVKEEQHTDEEEEVYEDQNNDEDDDFVPSDDEACSSSDGETASTSKEQWTVTDCGETLSKHGHLATQEIKYTKQKDFSCNICNISFPTFKEKRLHSKEHSVKKEFRCEQCGKDFFTTPYNMKAHIKTHEEKSLQCNECNKYFRNKRDLSSHKRIHTGEKPYKCPQCEKSFRQTYHLKRHLLTHSNERPHQCNECGKTFRSLASLNVHQKMHSDDKPYQCPHCEKSFKYGISLKNHVLMHKNERPFHCSECGKTFTNAASLKLHRKMHSDDKPFQCSHCEKRFYHTTHRKSHERTHTGEKPYLCSDCGKSFASSFAFKIHQRSHTGERPYPCSDCGKSFYKLNDVKLHQRTHTGEKPFKCSLCDKTFAVSTSLKTHERIHTGEKPYCCSICGERFAFKWSFQSHKKKHAAPESS